The following proteins come from a genomic window of Clupea harengus chromosome 22, Ch_v2.0.2, whole genome shotgun sequence:
- the prmt9 gene encoding protein arginine N-methyltransferase 9, translated as MPNATTRPKRSRRSRRAPREDTARNELVSRSLESAQQCLYSQDYGTAFVHYLLVLNLEPLLKDFAKDSFRFTLFKWAEELDSLGRIQDLFDSYEQALELFPVDEVILNSMGEHLFRMGFRDEAAGHFHKALKLRPDYPEAKENFYRVANWLVERWHFLMLNDRGRNHKYQLAIQKAVRGGCSTVLDIGTGTGILGMCAKKAGAAEVYACELSKTMYELAGEVVAANDMAGSIKILHMKSLEMEIPKDIPKRVSLVVTETVDAGLFGEGIIETLIHAWNHLLLPPQNAQETPASPSETGRVIPAGATVFGMAVECQEIRRHHRLCVPAVGGLGVSAVGEIHSPVSCSADADDSTEPYTTERLSRLPGGYKPLTSSFRALDIDFNDPQELESLCSRDVSRLNLTVTQEGILDALAVWFQLHLDEDNSLSTAPQEKTCWEQAIYPIQGPLDCSVKPGDRLLVEVSCKDAYLRLCCVAVVRDGCVLRLDTWEGGDVWGSDSASNPEVELCSALAGLQTDREEPPEAFMLECSELALLNNTHYHQNFQAAMGKLLTQLKEARSGLQDPAQSSEPLYVLDVSEGFSLISLMAARLGVNLAEGSESGSALVRAYSSVEKLPHQTILHLLAQGNGVPVKALEFWLNHVEDDSAVLQRPATEKLWSAIVLDCVETCGLIRQKLMEKATLARCLLENGGRIFPERIVIYGMLVESDMLLQESAVQGREPTLGFNIAPFINQFTVPIHVFLDLSTLECTHLSEPKELFILDLMNTHNNYPAREVMVQVSASGRVTAIPFWYQIHLDGELSVSTFSQESHWKQAAVVLQDPLCVTVGEWVRLSVQIHKSSLSISAAKEDGPVAMDASKGEDVVAMDTAKEEGAAMDTVKAEGSTVTYTPSAGGTAATESCRLEGFFMDSMSPKT; from the exons ATGCCGAACGCCACGACACGACCCAAGCGGTCAAGACGCAGTCGGCGGGCCCCAAGAGAAGACACCGCGAGGAATGAACTGGTGTCGCGATCCCTGGAGAGTGCTCAGCAGTGCCTTTATAGTCAGGACTACGGCACAGCATTCGTCCACTACCTCTTGGTCCTCAATCTTGAGCCTCTGCTGAAAGACTTCGCAAAG GATTCTTTTAGGTTCACTCTTTTCAAGTGGGCAGAGGAACTGGACTCACTGGGGCGCATTCAGGATCTTTTTGACAGCTATGAACAAGCTTTGGAGTTGTTCCCCGTGGATGAGGTCATCCTGAATAGTATGGGGGAGCACCTCTTCAG AATGGGCTTTAGAGACGAGGCCGCTGGCCATTTCCACAAAGCGCTGAAGTTGAGACCTGACTACCCCGAGGCTAAAGAGAATTTCTACCGTGTCGCCAACTGGCTTGTAGAGCGATGGCACTTCCTAATGCTCAATGACCGTGGGCGAAATCACAAGTACCAGCTGGCCATCCAGAAGGCAGTGCGTGGGGGCTGTAGTACTGTGCTTGACAtcggcactggcactggcataCTAGG GATGTGTGCTAAGAAGGCTGGAGCAGCCGAGGTGTACGCCTGTGAGCTGTCTAAGACCATGTACGAGCTGGCTGGGGAGGTGGTGGCTGCCAATGATATGGCAGGCAGCATCAAAATCCTCCACATGAAGTCTCTGGAGATGGAGATTCCCAAAGACATTCCCAAGAG GGTGTCGTTGGTTGTCACGGAGACTGTAGATGCAGGGCTGTTTGGTGAAGGCATCATTGAGACTTTAATTCATGCCTGGAACCACCTCCTCTTGCCACCTCAG AATGCACAGGAGACACCTGCGAGCCCCTCTGAGACGGGCCGTGTCATCCCTGCTGGAGCCACAGTCTTTGGAATGGCTGTGGAATGCCAGGAGATCCGGAGACACCACAG GCTCTGTGTGCCTGCTGTGGGTGGCCTGGGTGTGAGTGCAGTAGGGGAGATCCACAGCCCCGTGAGCTGTTCGGCAGATGCAGATGACTCCACGGAGCCCTACACGACTGAGAGGCTGAGCCGCCTGCCTGGAGGGTACAAGCCCCTCACCAGCTCCTTCCGAGCTCTGGACATCGATTTCAACGACCCTCAG GAGCTGGAGAGTCTGTGCTCCAGAGACGTGAGCCGGCTGAATCTGACAGTGACCCAGGAGGGCATACTGGACGCCCTGGCTGTGTGGTTCCAGTTGCATCTGGATGAGGACAACAGTCTGTCCACGGCCCCACAGGAGAAGACGTGCTGGGAGCAGGCCATCTACCCCATCCAGGGCCCACTGG ACTGTTCAGTAAAGCCCGGTGACAGGCTGCTGGTGGAGGTCTCCTGCAAGGACGCTTATCTgaggctgtgctgtgtggctgtggtgaGGGACGGGTGCGTCCTCCGCCTGGACACCTGGGAAGGAGGAGACGTGTGGGGCTCTGACTCCGCTTCCAACCCTGAGGTGGAGCTGTGCAGCGCTCTGGCAGGCCTGCAGACGGATCGCGAGGAACCTCCCGAGGCCTTCATGCTGGAGTGCTCAGAACTGGCCTTGCTTAACAACACACATTACCACCAGAACTTCCAGGCAGCTATGGGCAAACTACTGACTCAACTCAAAGAGGCACGCAGTGGGCTGCAGGACCCTGCCCAGAGCTCAGAACCATTGTATGTGCTGGACGTGAGCGAGGGCTTCTCCCTCATATCTCTCATGGCCGCTAGGCTCGGTGTAAATCTAGCCGAAGGGTCTGAATCGGGCTCGGCTCTGGTTCGGGCCTACAGCTCGGTGGAAAAACTGCCGCACCAGACTATCCTGCATCTCTTGGCCCAGGGGAACGGAGTGCCTGTGAAGGCGCTTGAGTTTTGGCTCAATCATGTAGAGGACGATTCCGCTGTTCTTCAGAGGCCGGCCACAGAGAAACTGTGGAGTGCCATCGTGCTGGACTGTGTGGAGACGTGTGGGCTGATTAGACAGAAGCTAATGGAGAAAGCCACGCTGGCCAG GTGTCTGTTGGAGAATGGTGGGCGTATTTTCCCAGAACGCATTGTGATCTATGGGATGCTGGTGGAGTCTGATATGCTGCTCCAGGAGAGTGCAGTCCAGGGCCGAGAGCCAACATTGGGCTTTAATATTGCTCCCTTCATCAACCAGTTCACG GTGCCTATCCATGTCTTTCTGGATCTTTCTACTCTGGAGTGCACACACCTCAGCGAGCCAAAAGAACTCTTCATTCTAGATCTCATGAATACACACAACAATTACCCTGCCAGAGAAGTGATG GTGCAGGTGTCTGCCTCGGGCAGAGTGACAGCCATCCCCTTCTGGTACCAGATTCACCTGGATGGAGAGTTGAGCGTCAGCACCTTCAGTCAGGAGTCCCACTGGAAGCAGGCAGCCGTGGTGCTGCAggaccctctgtgtgtgaccGTGGGGGAGTGGGTCAGGCTCTCTGTTCAGATCCACAAGAGcagcctctccatctctgccgcCAAGGAGGACGGACCTGTCGCCATGGATGCAAGCAAGGGTGAGGACGTTGTTGCGATGGACACGGCAAAAGAAGAGGGTGCTGCCATGGATACTGTTAAGGCGGAGGGTTCTACTGTGACGTATACACCTTCAGCAGGGGGAACTGCTGCCACAGAGTCCTGTAGGCTGGAAGGGTTTTTCATGGACTCCATGTCCCCTAAGACTTGA
- the tmem184c gene encoding transmembrane protein 184C, giving the protein MPCTCGNWRRWIRPLVVVLYILLLLVVLPFCIWELQKSGVGVHNKAWFIAGIFVFMTIPISLWGILQHLVNYTQPELQKPIIRILWMVPIYSLDSWIALKYPSIAIYVDTCRECYEAYVIYNFMIFLLNYLGNQYPSLVLMLEVQEQQKHLPPLCCCPPWPMGELLLHRCKLGVLQYTVVRPVTTVIALICQLCGVYDEGNFSSKNAWTYLVIVNNLSQLFAMYCLVLFYRTLREELSPIKPVGKFLCVKLVVFVSFWQAVFIAILVKVGVISDSHTWDWDSVEAVATGLQDFVICVEMFLAAIAHHFSFTYKPYIQEAEEGSCFDSFLAMWDISDIRADISEQVRNVGRTVMGRPRKTYFGEVPEQDEHTGLLSAGSQDPIAEASSTPASPKGRYQGLGRTLTPHSVSAPANLSTVAWDGDVDDITPDQPTDSAESLNAHNAPVS; this is encoded by the exons ATGCCATGCACATGTGGGAATTGGAGGCGGTGGATTCGTCCCTTGGTAGTGGTCTTGTACATTTTACTCCTGCTTGTGGTGCTGCCCTTCTGCATATGGGAGCTACAGAAATCAGGG GTCGGCGTACACAACAAGGCATGGTTCATCGCAGGTATTTTCGTGTTCATGACTATACCCATATCACTGTGGGGAATCTTACAACATCTGGTAAACTACACTCAGCCGGAACTGCAGAAGCCAATCATCAG AATACTCTGGATGGTGCCCATTTACAGTCTGGATAGT TGGATTGCACTAAAGTACCCCAGTATTGCTATATATGTCGACACCTGCAGAGAATGCTATGAGGCCTATGTCATCTACAATTTCATGATCTTCCTGCTCAATTATCTTGGCAACCAGTACCCCAGTTTGGTGTTAATGTTAGAGGTGCAGGAGCAACAAAAGCACCTCCCACCTCTCTGCTGCTGCCCACCATGGCCCATGGGAGA GCTGCTGCTTCACAGATGCAAGCTGGGAGTTCTGCAGTACACTGTGGTGAGGCCAGTCACTACAGTCATTGCCCT GATATGCCAGCTGTGTGGGGTCTACGATGAGGGGAACTTCAGTTCGAAGAATGCCTGGACCTACCTGGTTATTGTTAACAACCTTTCCCAACTT tTTGCAATGTATTGTCTGGTGCTATTCTACAGAACACTGCGAGAGGAGTTGAGTCCCATCAAACCAGTTGGCAAGTTCCTGTGTGTGAAACTCGTGGTGTTCGTGTCCTTCTG GCAAGCCGTTTTCATTGCTATCTTGGTCAAAGTGGGGGTGATCTCAGATTCTCACACATGGGACTGGGACAGTGTGGAAGCAGTGGCCACTGGATTACAG GACTTCGTCATCTGTGTGGAGATGTTCTTGGCAGCCATTGCACACCACTTCAGTTTCACGTACAAGCCTTACATccaagaggcagaggaaggcTCCTGCTTCGACTCCTTCCTGGCTATGTGGGACATCTCTGATATCAGAGCTGACATTTCAGAGCAAGTACGAAATGTTG ggCGAACTGTTATGGGTCGGCCCAGAAAGACATATTTTGGCGAGGTGCCAGAACAGGACGAGCACACTGGCCTGCTTTCAGCCGGCTCACAGGACCCGATCGCCGAAGCCTCCTCCACTCCCGCATCTCCAAAAGGCCGATACCAGGGTCTGGGTCGCACCCTCACCCCCCACTCAGTGTCCGCGCCTGCCAACCTGAGCACGGTGGCGTGGGACGGTGATGTGGATGACATCACGCCCGACCAGCCCACAGATTCCGCTGAGTCACTGAATGCGCATAATGCTCCAGTGTCTTAG